Proteins found in one Brachypodium distachyon strain Bd21 chromosome 5, Brachypodium_distachyon_v3.0, whole genome shotgun sequence genomic segment:
- the LOC100832003 gene encoding probable potassium transporter 15 isoform X1: MAAESSAAGGMRKAPSMEWRWVSAGEEEEEEEEKAAGRRGGPPPVATSGRGGSFESEDEEENEEEEEEEEEEEEDGARKKRRQKLIRTVPSVDWFDVEGNEVSVGQPLDDSEEFDFGRTLFLALQTLAVVFGDIGISPLYTFDVMFSKYPILGEDDVLGALSLVLYTLILMPLVKYVLVVLWANDDGEGGIFAMYSLICRNAKVSLIPNHQLQAEKRMSSFRLKLPTPELERSIKVKEKLESSPLLKKLLLGLVLFGTAMFISNGVITPAMSVLSAVSGLKVGIPHASQDIVVMISIALLVVLYSLQRYATSKIGFIVGPCLLIWFCCLGGIGIYNLSRYGPAAFKAFNPLYIIHFFGRNPFKAWLSLGGCLLCATGSEAIFSNLCYFPVRYVQSMFVLLVLPCLVLVYLGQAAFLIANQKSSKRIFFSSIPSEAFWPVFLLANLAALIASRTMTIAVFQCLKQSIALGCFPRLKIVHTSRKFMAKIYIPVVNWFLLASCLGFIVLFRSTNDVGNAYAIAELGVMIMATVYVAIIMLLIWETTIVKVISFVTTFLFLELIFFSSALSSVGDGGWALLIFASGLLMIMFIWNYGSKLKYDSEVKQKLSKDLVRKLGPNLGTMRAPGLGLVYSEIVKGVPAIFGHFLTALPAIHSIIVFVCIRNVPVPVVPQSERFLFQRVCSRGYHMFRCISRYGYKDKKQEHHNTFERLLIEGLEKYIQREAVELSLQSEDDIDSDEEPSTPARIITAPNGSLYSLDVPLLMDFAPSVEPIPETPCCSTPQDPALDYTQNLELELAFIKQAKQTGAVYLIDNPIVKARKDSWFFKKLTINYFYAFLRNNCRRAVVSMSIPHSNLLQVRLTSYV, translated from the exons ATGGCCGCGGAGTcgtcggcggccggcggcatgCGGAAGGCGCCCTCGATGGAGTGGCGGTGGGTGTccgccggggaggaggaggaggaagaggaggagaaggctgCCGGACGCCGGGGAGGGCCCCCGCCGGTCGCCACGTCGGGGAGGGGCGGCAGCTTCGAGtccgaggacgaggaggagaacgaggaagaggaggaggaggaggaagaggaagaggaggatgggGCGCGCAAGAAGAGGAGGCAGAAGCTGATCCGGACCGTGCCGTCCGTCGACTGGTTCGACGTCGAGGGCAACGAGGTCTCCGTCGGGCAGCCGCTCGATGACTCCGAG GAGTTTGATTTTGGCAGGACATTATTTCTTGCTCTTCAGACTCTTGCTGTGGTGTTTGGAGATATTGGAATAAGTCCGTTGTATACATTTGATGTCATGTTCAGCAAGTACCCTATTCTTGGGGAGGATGATGTTCTTGGAGCACTCTCACTAGTTCTTTATACTCTGATTTTGATGCCATTAGTGAAGTATGTCTTGGTTGTCCTTTGGGCCAATGATGATGGTGAAG GTGGTATATTTGCCATGTATTCTTTAATCTGCAGAAATGCAAAAGTCAGTCTCATTCCAAACCACCAACTACAGGCTGAGAAGAGGATGTCAAGTTTCCGTCTCAAGCTTCCAACACCTGAGCTTGAGAGATCCATAAAAGTAAAGGAGAAACTTGAATCTTCACCTTTGTTGAAAAAATTACTTTTGGGTCTGGTGCTATTTGGTACTGCCATGTTCATATCCAATGGAGTTATCACACCAGCAATGTCAg TTTTGTCTGCTGTTAGTGGCTTGAAAGTTGGGATACCACATGCCTCACAAG ATATTGTGGTGATGATTTCAATTGCACTTCTTGTAGTCTTGTATAGTTTACAGAGGTATGCCACTAGCAAAATAGGGTTTATTGTTGGCCCTTGTTTGCTGATATGGTTTTGCTGTCTTGGAGGAATTGGAATATACAATCTCAGTAGATATGGCCCAGCTGCTTTTAAGGCATTTAATCCTCTGTACATTATTCATTTTTTTGGGAGGAATCCCTTTAAGGCCTGGCTCTCCCTTGGTGGTTGTCTTTTATGTGCAACAG GATCTGAGGCAATCTTTTCAAACCTTTGCTACTTCCCTGTAAGATATGTCCAG TCTATGTTTgtacttcttgttcttccttgCCTTGTCTTGGTGTACTTAGGACAAGCTGCTTTCCTCATTGCAAACCAAAAGTCATCCAAACGGATCTTCTTTTCATCTATCCCAA GTGAAGCTTTTTGGCCTGTTTTCTTACTTGCTAATTTAGCTGCACTGATTGCCAGTAGGACAATGACCATTGCTGTATTCCAATGCCTAAAGCAGTCAATAGCACTTGGTTGCTTCCCTCGACTCAAAATTGTTCACACATCTCGAAAATTTATGGCTAAGATATACATACCTGTCGTAAACTGGTTTCTGTTGGCTTCCTGCTTGGGATTTATTGTGCTCTTCAGAAGCACAAATGATGTTGGCAATGCATACG CCATAGCTGAACTTGGGGTGATGATAATGGCCACGGTCTATGTTGCCATCATAATGCTTCTAATATGGGAAACCACTATTGTTAAGGTGATATCATTTGTTACCACATTCCTCTTCTTGGAGCTGATTTTCTTCTCATCCGCTCTGAGTAGTGTTGGAGATGGAGGTTGGGCACTGTTGATTTTTGCATCTGGTCTTCTCATGATTATGTTCATCTGGAACTACGGAAGCAAACTGAAGTATGACAGTGAAGTCAAACAAAAGCTTTCAAAGGATTTAGTGAGAAAATTGGGGCCCAATCTTGGTACTATGAGAGCTCCTGGACTAGGCTTGGTCTACAGTGAGATAGTGAAAGGAGTTCCTGCAATTTTTGGTCATTTTCTGACCGCACTCCCTGCTATCCACTCGATAATCGTATTTGTGTGCATCAGGAATGTACCAGTGCCTGTGGTTCCCCAAAGCGAAAGGTTTCTTTTCCAACGTGTCTGCTCAAGGGGCTATCATATGTTCCGATGTATTTCCAG ATACGGGTACAAAGACAAGAAACAGGAGCACCATAACACATTTGAGCGGCTTCTTATAGAAGGCCTCGAGAAGTACATACAGCGGGAGGCGGTAGAGTTGTCTCTGCAGAGTGAAGATGATATCGACTCTGATGAAGAGCCTTCAACCCCTGCAAGGATAATCACAGCACCAAACGGTAGCCTGTACTCGCTTGACGTCCCTCTCCTGATGGACTTTGCGCCTTCAGTAGAACCCATTCCAGAAACCCCCTGTTGCTCAACGCCTCAAGATCCTGCACTGGATTACACACAGAACCTTGAGCTGGAGCTTGCATTCATCAAGCAAGCCAAGCAAACTGGAGCAGTTTATCTCATTGACAACCCCATCGTCAAAGCAAGGAAGGATTCCTGGTTCTTCAAGAAGTTGACCATAAACTACTTCTACGCATTCCTGCGGAACAACTGCCGCAGGGCGGTCGTGTCGATGAGCATTCCACACTCAAATCTGCTGCAGGTGCGGTTGACCTCCTATGTCTGA
- the LOC100832003 gene encoding probable potassium transporter 15 isoform X4 — translation MYSLICRNAKVSLIPNHQLQAEKRMSSFRLKLPTPELERSIKVKEKLESSPLLKKLLLGLVLFGTAMFISNGVITPAMSVLSAVSGLKVGIPHASQDIVVMISIALLVVLYSLQRYATSKIGFIVGPCLLIWFCCLGGIGIYNLSRYGPAAFKAFNPLYIIHFFGRNPFKAWLSLGGCLLCATGSEAIFSNLCYFPVRYVQSMFVLLVLPCLVLVYLGQAAFLIANQKSSKRIFFSSIPSEAFWPVFLLANLAALIASRTMTIAVFQCLKQSIALGCFPRLKIVHTSRKFMAKIYIPVVNWFLLASCLGFIVLFRSTNDVGNAYAIAELGVMIMATVYVAIIMLLIWETTIVKVISFVTTFLFLELIFFSSALSSVGDGGWALLIFASGLLMIMFIWNYGSKLKYDSEVKQKLSKDLVRKLGPNLGTMRAPGLGLVYSEIVKGVPAIFGHFLTALPAIHSIIVFVCIRNVPVPVVPQSERFLFQRVCSRGYHMFRCISRYGYKDKKQEHHNTFERLLIEGLEKYIQREAVELSLQSEDDIDSDEEPSTPARIITAPNGSLYSLDVPLLMDFAPSVEPIPETPCCSTPQDPALDYTQNLELELAFIKQAKQTGAVYLIDNPIVKARKDSWFFKKLTINYFYAFLRNNCRRAVVSMSIPHSNLLQVRLTSYV, via the exons ATGTATTCTTTAATCTGCAGAAATGCAAAAGTCAGTCTCATTCCAAACCACCAACTACAGGCTGAGAAGAGGATGTCAAGTTTCCGTCTCAAGCTTCCAACACCTGAGCTTGAGAGATCCATAAAAGTAAAGGAGAAACTTGAATCTTCACCTTTGTTGAAAAAATTACTTTTGGGTCTGGTGCTATTTGGTACTGCCATGTTCATATCCAATGGAGTTATCACACCAGCAATGTCAg TTTTGTCTGCTGTTAGTGGCTTGAAAGTTGGGATACCACATGCCTCACAAG ATATTGTGGTGATGATTTCAATTGCACTTCTTGTAGTCTTGTATAGTTTACAGAGGTATGCCACTAGCAAAATAGGGTTTATTGTTGGCCCTTGTTTGCTGATATGGTTTTGCTGTCTTGGAGGAATTGGAATATACAATCTCAGTAGATATGGCCCAGCTGCTTTTAAGGCATTTAATCCTCTGTACATTATTCATTTTTTTGGGAGGAATCCCTTTAAGGCCTGGCTCTCCCTTGGTGGTTGTCTTTTATGTGCAACAG GATCTGAGGCAATCTTTTCAAACCTTTGCTACTTCCCTGTAAGATATGTCCAG TCTATGTTTgtacttcttgttcttccttgCCTTGTCTTGGTGTACTTAGGACAAGCTGCTTTCCTCATTGCAAACCAAAAGTCATCCAAACGGATCTTCTTTTCATCTATCCCAA GTGAAGCTTTTTGGCCTGTTTTCTTACTTGCTAATTTAGCTGCACTGATTGCCAGTAGGACAATGACCATTGCTGTATTCCAATGCCTAAAGCAGTCAATAGCACTTGGTTGCTTCCCTCGACTCAAAATTGTTCACACATCTCGAAAATTTATGGCTAAGATATACATACCTGTCGTAAACTGGTTTCTGTTGGCTTCCTGCTTGGGATTTATTGTGCTCTTCAGAAGCACAAATGATGTTGGCAATGCATACG CCATAGCTGAACTTGGGGTGATGATAATGGCCACGGTCTATGTTGCCATCATAATGCTTCTAATATGGGAAACCACTATTGTTAAGGTGATATCATTTGTTACCACATTCCTCTTCTTGGAGCTGATTTTCTTCTCATCCGCTCTGAGTAGTGTTGGAGATGGAGGTTGGGCACTGTTGATTTTTGCATCTGGTCTTCTCATGATTATGTTCATCTGGAACTACGGAAGCAAACTGAAGTATGACAGTGAAGTCAAACAAAAGCTTTCAAAGGATTTAGTGAGAAAATTGGGGCCCAATCTTGGTACTATGAGAGCTCCTGGACTAGGCTTGGTCTACAGTGAGATAGTGAAAGGAGTTCCTGCAATTTTTGGTCATTTTCTGACCGCACTCCCTGCTATCCACTCGATAATCGTATTTGTGTGCATCAGGAATGTACCAGTGCCTGTGGTTCCCCAAAGCGAAAGGTTTCTTTTCCAACGTGTCTGCTCAAGGGGCTATCATATGTTCCGATGTATTTCCAG ATACGGGTACAAAGACAAGAAACAGGAGCACCATAACACATTTGAGCGGCTTCTTATAGAAGGCCTCGAGAAGTACATACAGCGGGAGGCGGTAGAGTTGTCTCTGCAGAGTGAAGATGATATCGACTCTGATGAAGAGCCTTCAACCCCTGCAAGGATAATCACAGCACCAAACGGTAGCCTGTACTCGCTTGACGTCCCTCTCCTGATGGACTTTGCGCCTTCAGTAGAACCCATTCCAGAAACCCCCTGTTGCTCAACGCCTCAAGATCCTGCACTGGATTACACACAGAACCTTGAGCTGGAGCTTGCATTCATCAAGCAAGCCAAGCAAACTGGAGCAGTTTATCTCATTGACAACCCCATCGTCAAAGCAAGGAAGGATTCCTGGTTCTTCAAGAAGTTGACCATAAACTACTTCTACGCATTCCTGCGGAACAACTGCCGCAGGGCGGTCGTGTCGATGAGCATTCCACACTCAAATCTGCTGCAGGTGCGGTTGACCTCCTATGTCTGA
- the LOC100832003 gene encoding probable potassium transporter 15 isoform X2: MTPRTLFLALQTLAVVFGDIGISPLYTFDVMFSKYPILGEDDVLGALSLVLYTLILMPLVKYVLVVLWANDDGEGGIFAMYSLICRNAKVSLIPNHQLQAEKRMSSFRLKLPTPELERSIKVKEKLESSPLLKKLLLGLVLFGTAMFISNGVITPAMSVLSAVSGLKVGIPHASQDIVVMISIALLVVLYSLQRYATSKIGFIVGPCLLIWFCCLGGIGIYNLSRYGPAAFKAFNPLYIIHFFGRNPFKAWLSLGGCLLCATGSEAIFSNLCYFPVRYVQSMFVLLVLPCLVLVYLGQAAFLIANQKSSKRIFFSSIPSEAFWPVFLLANLAALIASRTMTIAVFQCLKQSIALGCFPRLKIVHTSRKFMAKIYIPVVNWFLLASCLGFIVLFRSTNDVGNAYAIAELGVMIMATVYVAIIMLLIWETTIVKVISFVTTFLFLELIFFSSALSSVGDGGWALLIFASGLLMIMFIWNYGSKLKYDSEVKQKLSKDLVRKLGPNLGTMRAPGLGLVYSEIVKGVPAIFGHFLTALPAIHSIIVFVCIRNVPVPVVPQSERFLFQRVCSRGYHMFRCISRYGYKDKKQEHHNTFERLLIEGLEKYIQREAVELSLQSEDDIDSDEEPSTPARIITAPNGSLYSLDVPLLMDFAPSVEPIPETPCCSTPQDPALDYTQNLELELAFIKQAKQTGAVYLIDNPIVKARKDSWFFKKLTINYFYAFLRNNCRRAVVSMSIPHSNLLQVRLTSYV, encoded by the exons ATGACTCCGAG GACATTATTTCTTGCTCTTCAGACTCTTGCTGTGGTGTTTGGAGATATTGGAATAAGTCCGTTGTATACATTTGATGTCATGTTCAGCAAGTACCCTATTCTTGGGGAGGATGATGTTCTTGGAGCACTCTCACTAGTTCTTTATACTCTGATTTTGATGCCATTAGTGAAGTATGTCTTGGTTGTCCTTTGGGCCAATGATGATGGTGAAG GTGGTATATTTGCCATGTATTCTTTAATCTGCAGAAATGCAAAAGTCAGTCTCATTCCAAACCACCAACTACAGGCTGAGAAGAGGATGTCAAGTTTCCGTCTCAAGCTTCCAACACCTGAGCTTGAGAGATCCATAAAAGTAAAGGAGAAACTTGAATCTTCACCTTTGTTGAAAAAATTACTTTTGGGTCTGGTGCTATTTGGTACTGCCATGTTCATATCCAATGGAGTTATCACACCAGCAATGTCAg TTTTGTCTGCTGTTAGTGGCTTGAAAGTTGGGATACCACATGCCTCACAAG ATATTGTGGTGATGATTTCAATTGCACTTCTTGTAGTCTTGTATAGTTTACAGAGGTATGCCACTAGCAAAATAGGGTTTATTGTTGGCCCTTGTTTGCTGATATGGTTTTGCTGTCTTGGAGGAATTGGAATATACAATCTCAGTAGATATGGCCCAGCTGCTTTTAAGGCATTTAATCCTCTGTACATTATTCATTTTTTTGGGAGGAATCCCTTTAAGGCCTGGCTCTCCCTTGGTGGTTGTCTTTTATGTGCAACAG GATCTGAGGCAATCTTTTCAAACCTTTGCTACTTCCCTGTAAGATATGTCCAG TCTATGTTTgtacttcttgttcttccttgCCTTGTCTTGGTGTACTTAGGACAAGCTGCTTTCCTCATTGCAAACCAAAAGTCATCCAAACGGATCTTCTTTTCATCTATCCCAA GTGAAGCTTTTTGGCCTGTTTTCTTACTTGCTAATTTAGCTGCACTGATTGCCAGTAGGACAATGACCATTGCTGTATTCCAATGCCTAAAGCAGTCAATAGCACTTGGTTGCTTCCCTCGACTCAAAATTGTTCACACATCTCGAAAATTTATGGCTAAGATATACATACCTGTCGTAAACTGGTTTCTGTTGGCTTCCTGCTTGGGATTTATTGTGCTCTTCAGAAGCACAAATGATGTTGGCAATGCATACG CCATAGCTGAACTTGGGGTGATGATAATGGCCACGGTCTATGTTGCCATCATAATGCTTCTAATATGGGAAACCACTATTGTTAAGGTGATATCATTTGTTACCACATTCCTCTTCTTGGAGCTGATTTTCTTCTCATCCGCTCTGAGTAGTGTTGGAGATGGAGGTTGGGCACTGTTGATTTTTGCATCTGGTCTTCTCATGATTATGTTCATCTGGAACTACGGAAGCAAACTGAAGTATGACAGTGAAGTCAAACAAAAGCTTTCAAAGGATTTAGTGAGAAAATTGGGGCCCAATCTTGGTACTATGAGAGCTCCTGGACTAGGCTTGGTCTACAGTGAGATAGTGAAAGGAGTTCCTGCAATTTTTGGTCATTTTCTGACCGCACTCCCTGCTATCCACTCGATAATCGTATTTGTGTGCATCAGGAATGTACCAGTGCCTGTGGTTCCCCAAAGCGAAAGGTTTCTTTTCCAACGTGTCTGCTCAAGGGGCTATCATATGTTCCGATGTATTTCCAG ATACGGGTACAAAGACAAGAAACAGGAGCACCATAACACATTTGAGCGGCTTCTTATAGAAGGCCTCGAGAAGTACATACAGCGGGAGGCGGTAGAGTTGTCTCTGCAGAGTGAAGATGATATCGACTCTGATGAAGAGCCTTCAACCCCTGCAAGGATAATCACAGCACCAAACGGTAGCCTGTACTCGCTTGACGTCCCTCTCCTGATGGACTTTGCGCCTTCAGTAGAACCCATTCCAGAAACCCCCTGTTGCTCAACGCCTCAAGATCCTGCACTGGATTACACACAGAACCTTGAGCTGGAGCTTGCATTCATCAAGCAAGCCAAGCAAACTGGAGCAGTTTATCTCATTGACAACCCCATCGTCAAAGCAAGGAAGGATTCCTGGTTCTTCAAGAAGTTGACCATAAACTACTTCTACGCATTCCTGCGGAACAACTGCCGCAGGGCGGTCGTGTCGATGAGCATTCCACACTCAAATCTGCTGCAGGTGCGGTTGACCTCCTATGTCTGA
- the LOC100832003 gene encoding probable potassium transporter 15 isoform X3 has translation MSWLSFGPMMMVKLFYDSTGGIFAMYSLICRNAKVSLIPNHQLQAEKRMSSFRLKLPTPELERSIKVKEKLESSPLLKKLLLGLVLFGTAMFISNGVITPAMSVLSAVSGLKVGIPHASQDIVVMISIALLVVLYSLQRYATSKIGFIVGPCLLIWFCCLGGIGIYNLSRYGPAAFKAFNPLYIIHFFGRNPFKAWLSLGGCLLCATGSEAIFSNLCYFPVRYVQSMFVLLVLPCLVLVYLGQAAFLIANQKSSKRIFFSSIPSEAFWPVFLLANLAALIASRTMTIAVFQCLKQSIALGCFPRLKIVHTSRKFMAKIYIPVVNWFLLASCLGFIVLFRSTNDVGNAYAIAELGVMIMATVYVAIIMLLIWETTIVKVISFVTTFLFLELIFFSSALSSVGDGGWALLIFASGLLMIMFIWNYGSKLKYDSEVKQKLSKDLVRKLGPNLGTMRAPGLGLVYSEIVKGVPAIFGHFLTALPAIHSIIVFVCIRNVPVPVVPQSERFLFQRVCSRGYHMFRCISRYGYKDKKQEHHNTFERLLIEGLEKYIQREAVELSLQSEDDIDSDEEPSTPARIITAPNGSLYSLDVPLLMDFAPSVEPIPETPCCSTPQDPALDYTQNLELELAFIKQAKQTGAVYLIDNPIVKARKDSWFFKKLTINYFYAFLRNNCRRAVVSMSIPHSNLLQVRLTSYV, from the exons ATGTCTTGGTTGTCCTTTGGGCCAATGATGATGGTGAAG TTATTCTATGACTCCACAGGTGGTATATTTGCCATGTATTCTTTAATCTGCAGAAATGCAAAAGTCAGTCTCATTCCAAACCACCAACTACAGGCTGAGAAGAGGATGTCAAGTTTCCGTCTCAAGCTTCCAACACCTGAGCTTGAGAGATCCATAAAAGTAAAGGAGAAACTTGAATCTTCACCTTTGTTGAAAAAATTACTTTTGGGTCTGGTGCTATTTGGTACTGCCATGTTCATATCCAATGGAGTTATCACACCAGCAATGTCAg TTTTGTCTGCTGTTAGTGGCTTGAAAGTTGGGATACCACATGCCTCACAAG ATATTGTGGTGATGATTTCAATTGCACTTCTTGTAGTCTTGTATAGTTTACAGAGGTATGCCACTAGCAAAATAGGGTTTATTGTTGGCCCTTGTTTGCTGATATGGTTTTGCTGTCTTGGAGGAATTGGAATATACAATCTCAGTAGATATGGCCCAGCTGCTTTTAAGGCATTTAATCCTCTGTACATTATTCATTTTTTTGGGAGGAATCCCTTTAAGGCCTGGCTCTCCCTTGGTGGTTGTCTTTTATGTGCAACAG GATCTGAGGCAATCTTTTCAAACCTTTGCTACTTCCCTGTAAGATATGTCCAG TCTATGTTTgtacttcttgttcttccttgCCTTGTCTTGGTGTACTTAGGACAAGCTGCTTTCCTCATTGCAAACCAAAAGTCATCCAAACGGATCTTCTTTTCATCTATCCCAA GTGAAGCTTTTTGGCCTGTTTTCTTACTTGCTAATTTAGCTGCACTGATTGCCAGTAGGACAATGACCATTGCTGTATTCCAATGCCTAAAGCAGTCAATAGCACTTGGTTGCTTCCCTCGACTCAAAATTGTTCACACATCTCGAAAATTTATGGCTAAGATATACATACCTGTCGTAAACTGGTTTCTGTTGGCTTCCTGCTTGGGATTTATTGTGCTCTTCAGAAGCACAAATGATGTTGGCAATGCATACG CCATAGCTGAACTTGGGGTGATGATAATGGCCACGGTCTATGTTGCCATCATAATGCTTCTAATATGGGAAACCACTATTGTTAAGGTGATATCATTTGTTACCACATTCCTCTTCTTGGAGCTGATTTTCTTCTCATCCGCTCTGAGTAGTGTTGGAGATGGAGGTTGGGCACTGTTGATTTTTGCATCTGGTCTTCTCATGATTATGTTCATCTGGAACTACGGAAGCAAACTGAAGTATGACAGTGAAGTCAAACAAAAGCTTTCAAAGGATTTAGTGAGAAAATTGGGGCCCAATCTTGGTACTATGAGAGCTCCTGGACTAGGCTTGGTCTACAGTGAGATAGTGAAAGGAGTTCCTGCAATTTTTGGTCATTTTCTGACCGCACTCCCTGCTATCCACTCGATAATCGTATTTGTGTGCATCAGGAATGTACCAGTGCCTGTGGTTCCCCAAAGCGAAAGGTTTCTTTTCCAACGTGTCTGCTCAAGGGGCTATCATATGTTCCGATGTATTTCCAG ATACGGGTACAAAGACAAGAAACAGGAGCACCATAACACATTTGAGCGGCTTCTTATAGAAGGCCTCGAGAAGTACATACAGCGGGAGGCGGTAGAGTTGTCTCTGCAGAGTGAAGATGATATCGACTCTGATGAAGAGCCTTCAACCCCTGCAAGGATAATCACAGCACCAAACGGTAGCCTGTACTCGCTTGACGTCCCTCTCCTGATGGACTTTGCGCCTTCAGTAGAACCCATTCCAGAAACCCCCTGTTGCTCAACGCCTCAAGATCCTGCACTGGATTACACACAGAACCTTGAGCTGGAGCTTGCATTCATCAAGCAAGCCAAGCAAACTGGAGCAGTTTATCTCATTGACAACCCCATCGTCAAAGCAAGGAAGGATTCCTGGTTCTTCAAGAAGTTGACCATAAACTACTTCTACGCATTCCTGCGGAACAACTGCCGCAGGGCGGTCGTGTCGATGAGCATTCCACACTCAAATCTGCTGCAGGTGCGGTTGACCTCCTATGTCTGA